A region of the Candidatus Melainabacteria bacterium genome:
CGATGATCAGGAGTGATCGCTGAAGACGGCGTGGAGCACAGGCACACGAAGCATTGAGATCAGATTAGCAACTGGCTCGAATACTCAAGAGGTGTTTATAGCCAACTCGACTATTGTAAACAAACGATTGCAATAAACATAATGTCACCCTTTGAATCATGGAAAAGCATATGAAGACTCGTTCTTTGAAGTTTATGCGCGAACAATTGTTAGGGGAATCTGTTTTTTTCTTATCATGGATAGTAATAACTTGTTAGAATGTCCACTGCTCGAGGGGACAGCCCCCTGATGGAAAGTGGGCGGCTTTCCAGCCAAGTGGTACCAAGCGCCCGAGTGTGATTAGACTATGAGCCGAAGAGTTGTCGTAACCGGAATTGGCGCTGTTACGCCGATTGGTACTGGACGAGAAGACCTGTGGAAAGCGATGCTGCGAGGAGACAGCGGCGTCGGTTACATCACCCAGTTCGACGCAGAAGCAGTCGGCCTGACGGTCAAGATCGCCGCGGAAGTCAAAGGTTTCAACATCCAGGATTTCTACACCGATGCTCGCCAGGTCGGCTCGATGTTGAAAGAGATGGACAGAGTAACGCTGTTCAGCATGGCAGCTGCCAAGCTCGCCCTTGCCGATGCAAACTTGAATATCCGTGAGACGGATGCAGAACGGGTCGGTACATTCATTGGAACAGGAGTCGGTGGCATCATTACGACCACTGAAGACCATATCAAACTGATGCAAGGCGGGCCAAAGAAGATTGGCATTCGTTCAATCATCAAATTGATGCCCAATGCTCCTTCCGGCCAGGTTGCCATCGCCCACGGTGCCAAAGGTCGAGCCAAGAGCGACGCTACTGCTTGCGCAAGTGGCTTAGACTCACTGTTCGACGCCTTCATGTATATCAGAGACAATCGCGCCGATGTAATGATTTCAGGTGGCAGCGAGGCCTGCTTGAACTCCTTCACTGTCGCCTCCTTCAACAACATGATGGCTTTGTCCCGCCGCAATGACGCGCCAAAAGAAGCAAGCCGCCCATTTTCAGTCGACCGGGACGGTTTCGTAATCGGCGAAGGTTCAGTGATTTTGATTCTCGAAGAACTGGAACACGCGCTGCGTCGCAACGCCACAATCTACGCCGAGATAGTGGGTGGGGGTGCAACCTGTGATGCGTCACACATAGTAGCACCAGAAGAGACAGGAGACGGAGCCGCACGTGCCATACGCGAGGCCCTGCGTGATGCACAGCTGTCACCGACAGACATCGATTACATCAATGCTCACGGCACATCGACCTTGCTCAACGATGAGCGCGAAACGATGGCAATCAAATCAGTGTTCAAAGAACATGCTTACAAACTGGCAATCTCGAGCACGAAATCAATGGTCGGTCACCTGCTCGGCGGAGCCGGTGCAATCGGCGCGGCTGCCACAGCCCTCTCGTTGCATCACCAGCAATTGCATCCGACCATTAACCTGCACAATCCCGACCCGAAATGCGACCTGGATTTCATTCCCAACGTCTGTCGTGAAGCCAAGGTTGATTACGCGCTAACCGAAGCGCTGGGCTTTGGCGGACACAACACAGTGCTGGCGATGAAACGTTTCGTCGCTTGATCGACGACGATTGAACCGGCTCCACTTTCGCAGTAGATTGACGACCAGTCGCTAGACTTTGGCGAGGTTGTCGTCACCTTTCGTTGGTTGAGTATTCAGTGCAACAACTGCATTTGGATCGTTGGGATCTACTGCATTTGGATCATTTGCATTCTGGCTGAGATTTTGTGCCAGATTGATCGCCCCCGCCTGATTGGTTGGAGCTGCGGCGCTGCCGGATCCGTCAATTCCAAGCTCTTCGTCCTTTTCGAGCTTGCTCAAATCTTGATTGCCCTTGCCGCCTTCACTTGCTGCGACGCGATGACTACCGATTTGACTCCAGTCAACCGTAGTCCACGATTTAGACGCACCAGCTGCGCCACCAACAACACCCGGTCTGCCAGCCTTAGATGTGAATTGATTGGGGCTGTTCAGAAGCATTGCCTGATTGGAAATTTCCATAACGCGCGGAATCGGAAAGCGCACTTGAGCAATCTTAGTCAAATCTTGCTCAGGAGTTGCGGCAATGCCACGGGCACGCGGAGTAATCTGAACCGAAGGTCTGGCTTCTTCAGCTACTACCGGTGGTGCACCGGGACCACGGTTGAAGCCCCACGGATTGCCGCCGTGCTGCTGCTTCCACCACCAGCTGGCGCCTGCAGTTGGGAAACTTCCGGCAGGAATATTGTTTGTCTCGTCAGCATGCAAGAACTTGGGAGTTCCGTAGACCTGCATTGCCGGAGACATCTTCACGTCTTGAGCATCATTCTTGAAGACGACTTGCTGCGAAGCGCGTACATAATTATCTCCAGTAGCTGAATCTGCGGCCTTCGGTGCGGCAGAAGCGTTATTTGCATTAGCAGGGTTCGCGGCATTAGTACTGCTGCTTGCTGCTGCCGTCTGATTCGTTCCTTGTGTTTGAGCCGCTCCAGAAGCACCTTTCACTTCAGTTGGTTTGACTTCAGCTTCTTTCTTCGACTGCTCATTATTGCGGGTTTGTTCATCCTTACCTGCTTGTTCAGCTTTTCGTGCTTGAGCCTCGGCTTGCGCACTGAGCACATTGTCGCGAGCCATAGCAGCGATTTTGTTCAAGTTGTATGCGGCCACGCCATCGAGTGTCAAAATGCCACCGGTAGCCATAGCGATGTCAGCCAGGGTCTTCTTGAAGATCGGCTCGTTGACAGGCAATCCAAAGAGTTTGCCAGACTCGAACAGTTTTGTTTTAACAGTGTCTTCCAGATCGGTAAGCTTACGCTGGTTGCTCCAGAACTGTGCACGCTCGCTGATCAAGCCACTTACAGGTCCGTCACCCAGCTTCTCGATCGACTTGCCACTCAAGATAATGCGATCCGCAGCCGCGGTAGCAGTGGCTGCATCGGCACTCTGTGCCAGCTTGAGCAGCTCGCGACCAGGCGCTCTTGCCACTTCCGGATGAGCGAGAATGTTGGCGATAGCGTCAACACCGCTGATTTGCTGCTCCAGTTTGAGAAGGTGCGGTGCCACCACCGAGTCGCCAGGGACTATAGCCTTCATAACAGCTACATCGTGTTGAAGCTGTTCCAGACGAAGAGCTTGAACACGCGAACCCAGACTGCCTTCTTGCAGTGAACCAAGTTGCTGTTGAATTTTTGCGCCCTGGTACTCGACTAAATCAATTGAGCTGGTTCTGGCGGCTACAGTCGAGCGATCGAGATCAGCAAGAGCCTGACGCACTTGAGCACCGGCAGACGTGCCCATCTCGCGCTCTACGGTGGCAATATCTTTAGCACGCAGAGAAAGTTGCTCGGTGCGATTCAAAACGTTAGCCGCACCAGATTCAGTGGCAGCGACACGAATGTTCTCCAGAGAGATACGCGCTGCATCTGTAGTAGCTTTGGCCTCGAGTGCGGAGACCTGGCGCACAACAGACTGTGACTGTTCGCTCACGTGAGCGACAGATCTGTCGACTGTCGCCATACGTTCGAACGTACCTGCTTCGTTCTCCAAACGAGCCACGCTGGTGCGCAACCCAGCCACTCTAGCCTCACCGACTTCGGCTTCGACCAGACGCAGATTCTTATTCATCTGGGCCAGTTGCTCGGTTCGTTCGCTGGCGGTGGCAGCTTTGAACGTGCTGGCACTGGTCTGCAATTCAGACAGAGCAGCTTCTGATTTGAGCGGAGCAGTCGATGTAGCCTTGAGCAACGTCGCTTCTCTAGCGACATCATCGGCATGATAAGCGACTCTGGAAGAGACATTTTCGAATTGAGTGAGGCGCTCAGCTGCCTCAACATGCGGAGCCATAGACTCGACAGTCTTACTGATCTGAGTCGACCGGGCTGGGAATTCGGTTGCCACCTCAGTGGCCGATTTCTGCACAGCCGCATATGCTTCCGCCTTCTCAGTGGCGGTTGTTGCTTGCTTCATGCGAGCCGTCGCCGACTCCAATTCGCGAACTGATGCCGGCACTCGTCCTTCGACAGCCACATCCTGAGCCAGTGTTCTGGTTTGAGCACTGAGCGAGCTGATTCTTTCGTCCACCTGCGCGACAGCACTTTCGATTCTCTGCGCACGAGCAGCGGTCTCGACCGGGGCGCCGAGAGATTCGACTGTTCGTGCAACCTGTGCACCTTCAGGAGAAAGTTCTTTAACCGCGCCGGCAGCCTTCTCCATTTTGGCGTAGGCTTCTGCCCGCTCAACTGCATTTGTAGCTTGATTGAATTCTCTAGTTGCCGTACTGAGCTCGCGAACAGCAGGGTTTTCGGCAAACTTCGTCGAGAGCCGAGCCGTCTCCTGGGTGAGCTGGCTGGAGCGTTCGGCTATCTGAGTTGCCACCAGTTCAGTTTGTTCGACTTTCGCTGCCGTCTGAACCGGAGCGCGCAGCCCCTCAACGGTGGTCCGTAAACTTGCACCGGCCTCTGGAATTTCATTGGCCACTCTCGCTGAAGCTCTCTCGACAGCACCAAGAGCCTGAGCTCTTTCTGTCGCGGTCGCCGCTTCATTGAATTGTCTTGTTGCGGAGGTTAGCTCCTGCACAGAACTCTTCGCGCCATATTTTGCAGCCAGTTCTGTGGCTTGTTCAGTTAAAGCAGATGACCGTTCAGTAATTTGAGCAGCCGCGACTTCAGCCACTTCGCTTCTTGCCGCAGCCTGTACAGGGGCTCTCAGTGATTCGACTGTAGTACGCAGCGATGCAGCTGTTTCAGCCGGCACTTCGCTCATTACTTTCGCAGAAGCTTTCTCGACTGCAGCCAGCGCTTGTGCTCTTTCAGTTGCACTTCCGGCCTGCGCCAGTTGCTTGCTGGCAAGATCAAGCTCTCGCACTGCCGGTGAGGCCGAAGACGAAGTCAGCTCGGCTACCTGTTTTGTCAAAGCAGCTGAACGATCTGCAATCTGGGTTGCCACCACTTCCATCGTTTCAGACTTAGCAACGAGCTGCACCGGTGCCTTAAGTGCTTCAACAGTGGTGCGCAAAGCAGCGCTTGATTCGGCAGGTAAGTCGGCGACAACCCTGGCGGTGGCGCGTTCTACAGCACCGAGAGCCTGTGCCTTTTCAGCAGCAGTTCCAGCTTGGGTCAACTGTTTGGTAGCCAGATCCAGCTCTCGCACCGAAGCCCGTTCACCAAACTTGGCGGTCAATTCTGCAGTCTGAGAAGTGAGAGTGGAGGAATGCTCAGCGATTTGCGCCGTCGCGGTGCGCAACTGCGAGACGCGCTCAACTGCGGCCGTCTGGGTTTGCAAATTAGTCAGTGTGTTGCGCAAGGCAGATGTTTCGACACCCTGCTGCTCGAGCACGCTCAAAGTTTTGTTCAACTGACCGAGACTTTCAACACGCTCGGCGCCGGTGCCGGCGGCTTTGAACTTTGTCAGTCCAGTTTCGAGATCGGTCAAGGCCGCTTCAGAACGTGAACCTAGATTACCGGTTGTGCGCAACACACTTGTCTGCTCAGCGAACTGATTGACGTGCGGGGTCAACTGTTCAATGGCCTGCACAGAATGCTCAGTTCGAGCCACTTGAGGCACAACCGAGTCAGCCACCCGTCCGGCATTAGCCTCTACTCCTGTGAGTCGGCTGCCTGCCGCCGTGGCGTCGCCCGTCAAATTGGCGAGCTTGCCGGCATCGTTTGTTACGGTCGTCAACTTTCCAGCATCGCCTGCGGCAGTCGTCAACTTTCCAGCATCGCCTGCGGCAGTCGTCAACTTTCCGGCATCGCCTGCGGCGGTCGTGAATTTTCCAGCGTCACCAGCGACGGTCGTCAATTTTCCAGCATCGCCAGTCAGATTTGCGACGCGCCCCGCATCACCCGTCAAATCAGCAGCGACTCGAGCCGTAGTCAGATCACCTGCAACTGCGCCTCTGCCAAAGGTCGGAATGCTCTGAACAGTGCCACTCAATGTCGTTTCAAGTTCAGTCGCGCCCGATGGTCTAAAGCGCTCGAGGAACTTACTGACCACACCGGCACCCTGTTCGGTGCTCTGCAGCCCGAGGAACCGATTTGGCATGGACATTTCGCCAAGACCTAAACTCGAGGCAGTCTCTCCGCCACGAACGAGGAACTTGGTAGCGCCCTCTGTAGCGGGCAGTACCTTCTCGCCAAAGCTTCCCGTTTTGACGAGTCCTGCCGCAGCCTGGTCCATAACCGTACCGGAGCGAGTCAGCAATCCGGCTTCTGTTGTCAGAGCAGCGCCATCTCCAGCCAATGCTGTGCCTCTGGTCAAGGCAGTAGCATCACCCATCAGGGACGAAGTTCTGCCTAGAGCGGTCGCATCGCCCATCAGGGACGAAGTTCTGCCTAAAGCGGTCGCATCGCCCAAAACAGTTGAACCGCGTAAACCGGTCACCGTCGTCTCCAGGGCACGCATGGTGGTTCCGGTCTCGCCGAGAGTGTTAAGCCCCTTCGTGACGACCGAAGCTTCGCGCAAGTCGCCAGCGATATTTCCGGCTTTAGCAGCGCCACTGCCGCCGACAAAAAGCGAACCGATAATGAATGTAGCCTGTCCGGCCATATCGGCCCTGGTTTTTAAATCGCCCGAGTTCCACTGCTGTGAAAGCTGACCGGGAATAGCAAGCAAAGCATCAGGATTGTTATAAGCAAGAGAGACTGTCTGACTGACGCCATGAATCAGCTTGCCCGCTGCCGGCACCCAGCCCATTCCCTCTGCGGTCGTGCCACTGCCACCGGCAGCAATATTTTTCTTGAGCAGTACGTTATCGACGCCGAAGATCGAATCGGCCATGCCGTAGGCTTGTTTGCCGACACCTTGAACGAAACCAGTTCCCATTCCGAGGAGACTGTTATCTGGAGTTGTGGCTGGCTTGGCAGGAGCCGTTGCATGCTCGTTGGGCGCCAGACTGGCTAAATTAAGGTTGCTTCCCAGGGCTGGATTGGCAGGAGCGGGCGTGGATTCTTTCGGATCCAGCTTGCCTAGTGAGAAATTGTTCCAGCTACTTGTCATACAAAAAACGTGAAAACCAATAGGGCTCGCAGTCTATGAACTTTCATCCGGGGTTTGTCGGTTAGTTTTCCACCTTCCTGACATCTCGTCTGTATCCGAATACCTGACACTTTTGACACTCAAGTGGTAACTTTTAACCCAGAATAATCCTTAAAACCCCCGTAGACATGGGGAAACTACGCAGTTAAACGGACGTGACACCCTGTTTCCGAACATTATTAATGTGAAAAATTTCGTTCAATTACATAGATTCCCTTTTCAGGGGCTTTTTTAAACCTTTTCAAACTTGTCAAGAGGCAATACTAATCTGAATTTGGAGCATTTCCGCATGATCCTCAGACGCATAAAAGAGAATATCGACGCCATTTTCGACCAGGATCCGGCAGCAAGATCCAGGCTGGAAGTGGTTCTCTGCTATCCAGGGTTTCACGCCGTCACCCTTCACCAGCTCTCGCATATGCTGTGGACTCATGAGTTCTACACTCTGGCTCGTTGCGTTTCACACTTCAGCCGCGTCACAACAGGCATCGAAATCCATCCGGGGGCAACTTTAGGCCGTCGCGTTTTTATCGACCACGGCATGGGAGTTGTGATTGGAGAGACCACAATCATTGGCGACGACTGCACCATCTACCAGGGCGTCACCCTGGGAGCTGGTGCCGCAGCCCGCATGGGCTCAACCACGCGGGGCACAAAGCGCCACCCGACACTGGGAAACGGTGTAGTGGTGGGCAGTGGCGCCGAGATTCAAGGAGACATCATGGTCGGCGACAACGTTCGCATCGCCTCGGGCTCCATTTTGCTTAAGGACGTTCCGGACAACTCGGTCGTTGTCGGCGTGCCAGGGCGGGTAATTTATCGGGACGGACAAAAAGTCAAAGATGAAGTGCCCGATATCGAAGCTGAAGCCATCAAAAGCCTGAAAGACCGAATTCGCAAACTGGAGAAGCAACTGCAATCAGTCATGACCTGCATGGAATCTTTGCAACTTTCGTCACCGGTCCCACCTGTAAACGAAGAAGAAGAAAGCCCCACTTCGCCCACTTCTACCGATCCAGTCGACGTTTTCTTGCACGGCGCTGGAATTTAGAGGCTCCGAACTTGAAATCAAGTGACAAATCAGGTTGCGAATCTGGGTAATATATTCCTGACGGTGTTGGCGCAGATTAACTCAGTGCAAAAACATCTGGATGTAGCCCACCTATTTTTCGGAGAAAGGAAACTCAATGGCTGAAAGCGAGCTAGAAAAGGCATTTGCTACGCTTGCCGAAGCGCTTACTCTGACCGAATCTGAAATCACAGAAGAAGTCAATGTGATTCAGCAGCAAATTCAGGAATTAAAAGAGCGCATCGTCCAACTCAATAGTAAGCAGCAAACTCTATCGCACGACAAAGAATCGATATCAGAGATGTTTAATCGATACTGTGCCACTGATGCCGGTGCTACGCCGTCCGATTTTTGAGCCTCCAGATTTTTACCACCCCTTCTCAGAAGAATGCCGCTTATTGACCGGTTTGTCTAAGTTACGGAACCCGCGTAACTCGGCATAACAAGGTGCTATAGTGGAACCTGACGATACAACTACTCGCGCTTTCAACGAAGTCGGGGAATGATCAAGTAAAAGATGCCAGCCTCTTGCCCGTATTGTGGTGCCACTCTTAATTTCGGACTCAAATTTTGCGTAGTGTGCGGCAGACACACTTCGGCTAACGAAATGAGCAAAATGGGCGGCGGTTTAAAGAGCGGCATCAAGCAGGCGGACATGACTCGCCGGCTGGACGATAATCTTTCCGCAAACAACTTCAACAGCTCGCGCAAACCGACGCGCTTCCGCAAGCACGTTAAAAGCATGTCGGAACATGCGATTTATATTTTCATCGGAGTGGCGCTCTTTTTCTGTGCCGTTCGATTCACCGTTCAGACATGGTTTCCCCATAAGATTCACACGGTCCTGGCGCCCATTCTCGGCAAAAATGCAAATGTAGTAGAACAGACTCTTACAGGCAGCCCGGCTGATGAGTTGGAAGATCCTGACGCGCCTACTGACGAAGATAAGGACGCAGCTGCAGCAAAAGCCAAGGCAGAAGCCGACGCCAAAGCCAAAGCGAAAGCCGCGAACGCAAAAGCCGCTTCAAAGAAACATCGGAAGAGACACAGGCACTAGCTCGTTAGCCTTTTCCTGGCTATCCAGACGCATCCACCTTATGTAGTGGGACGCTCGTCGTCGCGAGCCAGGCGAACCATACCCATCTCTACCAACAGTTTGAATTCCTCTGCACTCCAGGACTTTTTTACTTTCGGCGAGTGATAGAGGCTGGCGCGAATTTGCTTGCCTCCGGCACCAGTCACTTCGTAGAAGTATTCCTTCTCGTAATAAGGTGGTGCCTTAACGAGCAGCAGTTGGCCTTTTTTCAAATCATCTAACACGGCTTGCGAAGCTACTGATGAACAAGCTGACGACCGATTTCCACTTTAGAATCGACGCTACTGCCTTGATAGACTTGATAAGACTTCGCATCACGCATCAACTTCTCGACCGGATACTCTTTCGAATATCCATAGCCGCCATAGACCTGGACCGCGTCAGTAGTGATTCTCATCGCCATGTCCAGAGCAAACGACCGCGCCACTGCAGCCGACACCAGGCCGGTTTGCTCGGCACCGGCAATAGCGCAAGCCTGATAAATCAGAAGTCTGGCCGCTTCAATATCTTTGGCCATATCGGCAATCATGAAACCTACAGCCTGATGCTGGGCGATCGGCACGCCGAATGTCTTTCGCTCCTTTGAATATTGAATGGCATTTTTCATTGCACTACAGGCGATACCAAGCGAACCGGAAGCAAGCAAACAAGCGGCTTGATCTTGCAAGAGCTTGAGCATCTGTTGATCGGCTTGAAAAATATCGTCAGAAGCGATTTGAACATTGTTCAGCCTTATCGACGTGAGCGGCAAAGCTTTTCTGCCGACCGAGAAAGCAGTGGCACCACATTCAACACCAGCGCTTTTTTTTGAAACAACGAAGAATTGGCGAGGAGATCCGCCTGGGGAAACCACGAACCAGTCTGCATTGACACCATTTGCCACGACCGCTTCACCGCTCAGGACTTTTCCGTCTTTGAGTTTGAGAGAGTCGTTTTTCTTCTCGGTCGAGGCAAACAAATTAACATCAACACCGGCGAAGATTGGTGACTCGGTCAGAGGTTGCAAAAGCTTTTTCTTGTGAGCATCTGTACCCAACGCAAGCACAATCATCTGCGCCAGAGTGTTAGCCTCGACAACCCCATAAATGCCACTGCATCCGGCAGCCAGCTCCTCTGCGATGACACAAGATTCCAAAAGAGATAAACCAAGCCCACCAAATTGATCCGGAATCAACGTTGTCGCCAGTCCCAGTTCCCACAACTGCTTCAACAGTGCTTCGGGAGCCTTTGCCTGCTGATCGCATTCATATGCTTTTGGCGCCAGTTCGTTTTCAGCAAACTCGCGCGCCAGCTTCTGAAATTCTTGCTGCTCTTCAGTCAATGCTAAGTCCGGCATAATCTTTCCTCCGCGCCTGGGCGCGTTACATTCTGCATATATTCCATACAACAGTTTATTTGAGATCCACGCAGAACAAGCCAACTCCAGACGGTCCGAACCGTCTAAAAAGAAGTTCATCTCAAAAGCGCAAAACCAGTCAGGTTCCACTTGACCGGAGGTTGCAGGGTAGTCATGATATGCACAACCCGCTCAATTGACGAGCAGTGGCATCGCGACGTTCGATTTTCAGGCACAAAAACATGGCTGTTCTGGTAGCTCCTTCCATATTGTCCGCAGACTTCGCCAGGCTTGGCGAAGAGATCAAGCGAGTAGAGAGCGCAGGCGCCGACTGGATACACGTTGACGTCATGGACGGGCAATTTGTACCGAACCTGACAATAGGACCACCTGTGGTGCGAGCAATTCGCAAGCAGACCAGTTTGCCGCTCGATGTTCATCTGATGATAGTCGAGCCCGATCGATATCTGGAAGATTTCGCCGAAGCAGGCTCCGACTACATTACAGTGCACGTCGAAGCATGCGTACATTTGCAAAGAACGCTCTCTCACATACGCAAGCTCGGCAAAAAAGCTGGTGTTTCCTTAAACCCCGGCACGTCGCCTGAGACGATAAGATATGTTCTGGATGACCTCGATCTGGTTCTGATAATGTCTGTAAATCCTGGTTTCGGAGGGCAGAAATTCATCGAAGCAGTGGTGCCTAAAATCAAAACAGTAAAATCGATGCTCGAGAACGCCGGTCATCCTGAAGTGCGTATCTCCGTCGATGGTGGCATCAATCCGACCACGGGGCGCGTAGTCGTAGATGCTGGTGCAGACGTGCTAGTAGCCGGCAATGCAATTTACGGCGCCAGCGATATCAATAAGGCGGTCGCCGATTTGCATATAACGCCGACACCAGCCGGCAGTGTGAAATAATTCGAGCAGACGTAAGGAAAGGGAGCTACAAATGCGAAGCGACATCCTGAAGATCCAGACTCTCACCATAGTTGCACTTGCTGCAGCGGGATCACTTTTGCAGCCCGCGCTTGCAAGAGATATCGACTTTGCGCAAGACACCACC
Encoded here:
- the fabF gene encoding beta-ketoacyl-[acyl-carrier-protein] synthase II, whose translation is MSRRVVVTGIGAVTPIGTGREDLWKAMLRGDSGVGYITQFDAEAVGLTVKIAAEVKGFNIQDFYTDARQVGSMLKEMDRVTLFSMAAAKLALADANLNIRETDAERVGTFIGTGVGGIITTTEDHIKLMQGGPKKIGIRSIIKLMPNAPSGQVAIAHGAKGRAKSDATACASGLDSLFDAFMYIRDNRADVMISGGSEACLNSFTVASFNNMMALSRRNDAPKEASRPFSVDRDGFVIGEGSVILILEELEHALRRNATIYAEIVGGGATCDASHIVAPEETGDGAARAIREALRDAQLSPTDIDYINAHGTSTLLNDERETMAIKSVFKEHAYKLAISSTKSMVGHLLGGAGAIGAAATALSLHHQQLHPTINLHNPDPKCDLDFIPNVCREAKVDYALTEALGFGGHNTVLAMKRFVA
- the cysE gene encoding serine O-acetyltransferase; protein product: MILRRIKENIDAIFDQDPAARSRLEVVLCYPGFHAVTLHQLSHMLWTHEFYTLARCVSHFSRVTTGIEIHPGATLGRRVFIDHGMGVVIGETTIIGDDCTIYQGVTLGAGAAARMGSTTRGTKRHPTLGNGVVVGSGAEIQGDIMVGDNVRIASGSILLKDVPDNSVVVGVPGRVIYRDGQKVKDEVPDIEAEAIKSLKDRIRKLEKQLQSVMTCMESLQLSSPVPPVNEEEESPTSPTSTDPVDVFLHGAGI
- a CDS encoding acyl-CoA dehydrogenase; this translates as MNFFLDGSDRLELACSAWISNKLLYGIYAECNAPRRGGKIMPDLALTEEQQEFQKLAREFAENELAPKAYECDQQAKAPEALLKQLWELGLATTLIPDQFGGLGLSLLESCVIAEELAAGCSGIYGVVEANTLAQMIVLALGTDAHKKKLLQPLTESPIFAGVDVNLFASTEKKNDSLKLKDGKVLSGEAVVANGVNADWFVVSPGGSPRQFFVVSKKSAGVECGATAFSVGRKALPLTSIRLNNVQIASDDIFQADQQMLKLLQDQAACLLASGSLGIACSAMKNAIQYSKERKTFGVPIAQHQAVGFMIADMAKDIEAARLLIYQACAIAGAEQTGLVSAAVARSFALDMAMRITTDAVQVYGGYGYSKEYPVEKLMRDAKSYQVYQGSSVDSKVEIGRQLVHQ
- a CDS encoding ribulose-phosphate 3-epimerase is translated as MAVLVAPSILSADFARLGEEIKRVESAGADWIHVDVMDGQFVPNLTIGPPVVRAIRKQTSLPLDVHLMIVEPDRYLEDFAEAGSDYITVHVEACVHLQRTLSHIRKLGKKAGVSLNPGTSPETIRYVLDDLDLVLIMSVNPGFGGQKFIEAVVPKIKTVKSMLENAGHPEVRISVDGGINPTTGRVVVDAGADVLVAGNAIYGASDINKAVADLHITPTPAGSVK